From the genome of Fusarium oxysporum f. sp. lycopersici 4287 chromosome 3, whole genome shotgun sequence, one region includes:
- a CDS encoding amidase, with translation MPHIFWVLAVFLAVAGPVIWLWSYNEAIPSLSGRVEPWRLTASVALGKIQADKMSVQEYAESLLERIKARDEVVKAWAYLDEKRVIQEARLLDETPKKNRGPLHGLPIAVKDVIYTKDTPTQFNSPLYDGHFPKTDAASVRILRHAGALIFGKTTTTEFAAIHVGPKTRNPMTSYERRISMALGIQTGGSLIRPASFNGIYGFKPTWNPVSREGRKIYALMYDTLGWYGRCVGDLVLLADIFGLQDDKDEEHAFQGIEGARFAICKTSIWPIAGPGTQDALARAADLLRSHGAEVHELELPSVFDDVPEWYRIGLHTEGRTSSLPEYRVGKDQIGQVLIEHVENSDNFTRKTQLMASDNLAAARPSYPGLECTGLRG, from the exons ATGCCGCATATTTTTTGGGTCCTGGCCGTCTTCCTGGCTGTAGCAGGCCCTGTAATTTGGCTGTGGTCATACAATGAAGCAATCCCTTCTCTAAGCGGTCGTGTCGAGCCATGGAGACTCACGGCTTCTGTAGCTCTTGGGAAGATCCAGGCTGATAAGATGTCAGTTCAAGAGTATGCTGAGTCTTTACTGGAGAGGATCAAGGCTCGCGACGAAGTCGTCAAAGCTTGGGCGTATCTGGACGAAAAGAGGGTCATACAGGAAGCAAGACTCCTAGATGAGACCCCCAAGAAGAATAGAGGGCCTCTTCATGGACTTCCAATCGCTGTGAAGGATGTCATTTACACGAAAG ACACGCCTACTCAGTTTAACTCGCCACTTTATGATGGACATTTCCCCAAGACAGATGCTGCTTCTGTACGAATCCTTCGTCATGCTGGTGCCCTCATCTTCG GCAAAACAACTACCACCGAATTCGCTGCCATCCATGTCGGCCCCAAGACTCGTAACCCCATGACCTCCTACGAACGCCGG ATCTCTATGGCCCTTGGCATACAAACAGGCGGGTCCTTGATTCGCCCAGCTTCGTTCAATGGGATATACGGTTTCAAACCAACGTGGAACCCCGTCTCTCGCGAGGGTCGGAAAATATACGCTCTGATGTACGACACTCTTGGATGGTATGGGCGGTGTGTTGGCGACCTCGTCCTTCTGGCCGACATCTTCGGGCTCCAGGATGACAAGGATGAAGAGCATGCTTTCCAAGGCATCGAAGGCGCACGTTTCGCGATTTGCAAGACGAGCATCTGGCCCATTGCTGGTCCTGGAACACAAGACGCTCTCGCCCGCGCTGCAGATCTTCTCAGATCCCATGGTGCAGAAGTAcatgagcttgagcttccttCGGTATTCGATGATGTGCCAGAGTGGTATCGCATTGGGCTTCACACCGAGGGCCGTACTTCATCCCTACCTGAATACAGAGTTGGAAAAGACCAAATCGGCCAAGTCTTGATCGAGCATGTCGAGAACTCGGATAATTTCACTCGCAAGACGCAGCTGATGGCTAGCGACAACTTGGCCGCCGCGAGGCCTTCATACCCCGGTCTTGAATGTACCGGGCTTCGAGGGTGA